CGCATCGTCGCGTCGCGGGTGATCCCGGCGTTGTTGACCATGATGTCCAGGCCGCCGAAACGCTCGACCGCGGTCTGGATCAGGGTTTCGACCTCGGACGCCTTAGTGACATCGCATCGGACCGCGACCGCGACGTCGTCACCGCCCAGCTGCTTGGCCGCGACCTGGGTTTCCTCGAGGTTGACGTCGCCCAGCACAACTCGCGCCCCCTCGGCGACAAAACGCTCCGCGATGGCCAGACCCAGGCCTTGCGCTCCGCCTGTGATTACCGCCGTCTGACCTGTCAACAACGACACCTGGATCACACATCCCTCACTGTTATCGCTACCACTGGGCACGTCCGAGCAAATATCATATTTGATATAGGATCCAGCCCTGGACCGGGGTGTCCCGGCGCCGGAGAGGAGTGCGCAGCCAATGGCCATCGCTGAATCCGTGGCAGTATCTGACGAAGACTTTCGCGAGATCCTCGCTCAGACAAGGCAATTCGTTCGCAGCGCGGTTGTTCCACGCGAGCAGGAGATCCTCGACGAGGATCGCGTCCCCGACGACCTGCGCGACGAGGCCAAGAAGATGGGGCTGTTCGGCTATGCGATACCCCAGGAATGGGGTGGCCTCGGCCTCAACCTGATGCAAGACGTCGAGATGGCCATGGAGTTGGGTTACACGTCGCCGGCACTGCGTTCGATGTTCGGCACCAACAACGGCATCGCCGGGCAGGTCCTGGTCGGGTTCGGCACCGACGAACAGAAATCCCGCTGGCTGGAGTCAATCGCATCCGGCGACGTCGTCGCCTCCTTCGCGTTGACCGAACCCGGCGCCGGATCCAACCCAGCCGGCTTGCGGACCAAAGCCGGTCGAGCCAATAGCGATTGGGTGATTTCCGGCCAGAAACGCTTCATCACCAACGCACCCGTCGCCGATCTGTTCGTGGTGTTCGCGCGCACCCGGCCCGCCGACGACAAGGGCCCGGGGATCGCCGTCTTCCTGATTCCCGCGGACACCGCCGGCGTCGAGGTGGGCGCCAAGGACGCCAAGATGGGCCAGGAAGGCGCGTGGACGGCCGACGTGAACTTCACCGACGTCCGCGTCGGATCCGATGCGCTCGTCGGCGGCAGCGAAGACGTCGGCTATCGGGCCGCGATGACCTCGCTGGCACGCGGGCGAGTCCACATCGCCGCGCTGGCGGTGGGCATAGCGGCGCGCGCCCTTGACGAATCCGTCGGGTATGCCGCCACCGCGACCCAGGGTGGGACGCCGATTGGCGACTTCCAGTTGGTCCAGGCGATGCTGGCCGACCAGCAGACCGGCGTGATGGCCGGCCGCGCGCTGGTGCGCGATGCCGCACGGCTGTGGGTCTTAGGCGAGGACCGCAGAATTGCGCCGTCGGCCGCGAAGGTCTTCTGCACCGAAATGGCGGGCAATGTCGCCGATCTCGCGGTCCAGGTTCACGGCGGCAGCGGTTACATGCGTGGCGTTGCCGTCGAGCGCATCTACCGTGACGTGCGTCTGCTGCGGCTGTACGAGGGCACCAGCGAGATCCAGCGTCTGATCATCGGTTCGAACCTCGTGCGGGCGGCGCAGAAGTGACAGGGCCCTGCCTGTTACTGTCCGCGGCGAGGGCACTCGGGCGACCACAAGGGAGGAGCACTGATGGCACGCAGGCTTGAGGGGCGAGTGGCTTTCATCACCGGAGCGGCGCGCGGCCAGGGCCGCGCCCACGCGGTCCGGATGGCCCGGGAAGGCGCCGATATCATCGCCGTCGACATTGCCGGCAAGCTCCCGTCCTGCGTTCCCTACGACCCGGCGACGGAGGAAGATCTCGCCGAAACCGTTCGCCTGGTCGAACAAACAAGCCGCCGCATCGTCGCCTCGGTTGCCGACACCCGCGACCTGGAAGCACTCCGCGCGGCCGTCGACGACGGAGTCGCCGAACTGGGACGTCTTGACATCATCGTGGCCAACGCCGGCATTGCGGCTCCGCAGCCCTGGAACGAGATCACGCCCGAAAACTTCGGCGACGTGCTGGACATCAACGTGACAGGCACCTGGAACACCGTGATGGCCGGCGCGGACAAGATCATCGAAGGCGGTCGCGGCGGCTCGATCATTCTGATCAGCTCGGCGGCCGGCGCGAAACAGCAGCCGTTCATGGTGCACTACACCGCCAGCAAGCACGCGGTCACCGGGCTGGCCCGGGCCTTCGCCGCCGAACTGGGCAAGCACTCGATCCGGGTCAACAGTGTCCACCCCGGCCCGGTGAACACGCAGATGGGATCCGGTGACATGGTCGAGGCGGTCGCCAGAGCCATGGAAACCAACCCCCAGCTGGCGCACGTTCTCACGCCGTTTCTGCCCGATTGGGTCGCCGAGCCGGAAGAAATCGCCGACGCCGTGTGCTGGCTGGCCAGTGACGAGTCGCGTAAGGTCACCGCGGCCCAGATCCGGGTGGACCAGGGGTCCAGCCAATACTGACGCGTGCCCCGTTCCGTTGAAATTTGGCAATGCGCCAACGGCCGTTGTCGAAGGAATCCGCGGGCGGACGATGGCACCCGCGGCGCCATCCCGAGCGGCCAGTCGCGCCAACGCATTTCACGCAGACATGGGCTCACGCAGGGACATTTAGCCGACCGGATCCGCTGAGCATTGCGCTAGCGTGATGTGATCTACATCGCATCGTTATTGAACGTCGTGGCCGACACACCCACCCGGTTGAACAAAACACTAAGTAACACTCTTATTCTCTCAACATGGGACGGCCCCATCTGTCGATAGACGCTGTTAAGCCACTAGCGGCTGACAT
The DNA window shown above is from Mycobacterium sp. Aquia_216 and carries:
- a CDS encoding acyl-CoA dehydrogenase family protein — protein: MAIAESVAVSDEDFREILAQTRQFVRSAVVPREQEILDEDRVPDDLRDEAKKMGLFGYAIPQEWGGLGLNLMQDVEMAMELGYTSPALRSMFGTNNGIAGQVLVGFGTDEQKSRWLESIASGDVVASFALTEPGAGSNPAGLRTKAGRANSDWVISGQKRFITNAPVADLFVVFARTRPADDKGPGIAVFLIPADTAGVEVGAKDAKMGQEGAWTADVNFTDVRVGSDALVGGSEDVGYRAAMTSLARGRVHIAALAVGIAARALDESVGYAATATQGGTPIGDFQLVQAMLADQQTGVMAGRALVRDAARLWVLGEDRRIAPSAAKVFCTEMAGNVADLAVQVHGGSGYMRGVAVERIYRDVRLLRLYEGTSEIQRLIIGSNLVRAAQK
- a CDS encoding mycofactocin-coupled SDR family oxidoreductase, producing MARRLEGRVAFITGAARGQGRAHAVRMAREGADIIAVDIAGKLPSCVPYDPATEEDLAETVRLVEQTSRRIVASVADTRDLEALRAAVDDGVAELGRLDIIVANAGIAAPQPWNEITPENFGDVLDINVTGTWNTVMAGADKIIEGGRGGSIILISSAAGAKQQPFMVHYTASKHAVTGLARAFAAELGKHSIRVNSVHPGPVNTQMGSGDMVEAVARAMETNPQLAHVLTPFLPDWVAEPEEIADAVCWLASDESRKVTAAQIRVDQGSSQY